ttttccCCTCATATTTATAAATgcattcaaaaatataaattagttaATGCTGTATTTAactaaattttaattgtacaattttactaAATTTTCATAAAGTTTATActcttataatttaataaattatatgttaaaaataattgatgTATAATATCATATATAAAACTTATACATGTGTTGGAATAACTGTGATAAAACATTAATACTTTGCAATTAATAATATCAgattatttgtataaaaaaataaaacaaaatagaTAATAagaatatatacaaattttaatgcacaaattcaaaattaaatattaattgtaagtaatattacaaatactaaattaatatatatatatatatatatatatataataaataatgcaaTATGAACATATTAtgttaatttatattatattattgattaaaaaaaaaacagaaattaaaaaattaaagaaacatttttatatatattaagttacttacataaaaaaatatatgagTTATTtatgtatagaaaaatatataagttACTTATATCTTTTTATTGTGACagtgaaaattgttaaattattgATAGCATGTTATTATTAATAGCAAATAAATATAGTCcatctattatttaaatttttgtttaacaaCTGAAAAATTCCAATATAAAACGAATTTTTTCTCAAGAAGACTactaattttcaataaaaaattatgATAGTTGTATTTTCGATATCAATAATAAGCAAGAACTTTTTAAAAATGGggtaatatttattcttttttcttaaatgtaaatataaaaaagaatacctATGATAAATgatgtttaaataataaattattgtagTATATTTTAAAGTcttcatattttattatttctgtgAGTTGCTTATATTTTTGGATATCTGAACTACACAACAtcattttactttaaatttttatatatatgtaatctATAAATGATATTGTGAGTAATGTAtattatatgaatatataaTGATGATTTATGTCAATAGTTgacaataaaaaattataacttatatttgtaaaaaaattatagaaaatgaaatacatGTATTATATTAACATATATAACATACAATTGTATGTTCTTCAAAAATTTAGTCTAAATTATTTACATGCAAAAAGTAAAGAATACAAATCAGTAATATCTTTTTGCTACTTGAAGCAAAATGCTTAAGAATATTTCCGATACATTTTCACATACTGAATTCTTTCCCTACTGCTATTAACATAAGCATCAGAAGGGAAGGGAGAAAACATGGCCACCTACAGAGTATAAAAGGGTATAACGTGAAATCTATACGCACAGTGAAGTACTAGATCTAGAAGGAAATGTATCGTGCTAAAATTGTGCTCCTGTATCATATTGGTAAATGAAGAATTACATACTATTAAgacttttacaaaaaaaaaaaaaaagaaaatcttatttaaatttatatcatATATGCAAAATACATTATACTAAAATATTGTATCTATATAAATGTAatgtttgtataattttgttacTTACGATGCAGTGAGCCTTGGTTTTTTAATATGCCTCCTAAGTGGAACCACAAAGGCAATTGTAGGTGTTGATGAATGTCAAGCAACTCCGGTCATTCACTTTTTGCAATATCCAGGATGTGTCCCAAAACCAATTCCCAGTTATGCATGTAGAGGACGATGCAGTAGTTATCTACAGGTGAAATACAATAATAAACATAATTTTTATGATATAATGTGATGTACATCATTTTCTGTGATAgttatgaaaatattcaatacaAAACTTAGTTTGTTTAATCAAGTTGTAGTTATCACtaatttaaaatgtataaaaatatattacaaatgcTCAGTTGATTTTACACATTTTTTAACTTTGACGttacattataatttaatattatttagttttaatatttgaattaaaacaatttaaattgTTGTAAAAACTTAAAAGATATTATCTTTGAGTACTTCATTTATGAAGCTTTAGTTGTATAATTTTgagtaatgaaaattaaatatcatTAAATTCTTGATTTATGACACGTATATAGAATATTACAAgtactttttattatttgtgcatttattactattaatataaaattgagCATCAATTTTACATCCATGGTTATAAATGTCATCATATTTTACATGAAATGATGtccaattaaattttcaataaaacttaaaaactaatgaatataattaataattcaattttaccTGTTTCTACAGGTGTCTGGATCAAAAATTTGGCAAATGGAGAGAAGCTGCATGTGTTGTCAAGAAAGCGGCGAGAGGGAGGCCAGTGTATCCCTATTTTGTCCAAGGGCTAAaccaggagaaaaaaaattccgaaAGGTTAAGTTATTGTCTTAAATGAatcgtagaatttttaaaatattatatatatgtgaaaaattaatgaaGCACCGGCTAGTTAATCACTTGTACATTAAAATCAGAAGTAAAGTTTGTGACACCACGAGTTTTCTACAGCCATATTGTTTTCATCTACTGATCAGTAGGAAGCGCGTAAGAAAATGAATATCGCGCGCAATTTGAATTGGATTACTGTATTCAAATCGTTTAGTATGATAGAGTTACGTATGTCTTTTACTTTTTATGTTCAATAATGATATtgcataattaaaaatttatttacttagtCTATCAATTTGCAAACATATAGACACAGTTCATCACATGAGTTAATTCACAGGTAATTACCAAAGCGCCTCTAGAGTGTATGTGTAGACCATGCACCAGTGTGGAAGAATACGCCATTATTCCTCAAGAAATTGCCGGATTTGCTGATGAAGGTCCGTTTACAACTTCCGCACATTTTAGAAGATCATCCGATTTGCAGTAACTGTTTTATCTAATTTTAtgctaatataaaaaaaaaacttgagaaaatgaaatatttatttgcataatatagaaaattataaacatcagaaacattataaaaatataaacaaactaaaaatgtagaatatagttaataaaagataaacataAAATTAAATGTTATTACGATAATGTAAATCAATTATTTAATCTTTGTCACATATAATCCTTATACATAAAAACTGCGTTTAACAGCGATACTTGTATCTTGTgttcttgaataaaaaaaattaatgattatttcagaaaatgttgaaaaactTTACTAATGTTTTGGTGGATGTACATCAGAAGCCTTATTAGtttgttataaataatttcaattatattacatacatataaaataactacattgtaataaatatacaatatagGATATTACGCATGTTTAGTCTTTTAAAAATGCGTATTTATGAAATACAGTACCATTATAATTATTGCATCTTAATGTTATGTTGTAGATCATTCCATCCTGTCAAGTATACATTATCTataatctttaaatttcaagtgCACCAGATATTGTTTATTTTCTAATcagttttattcgaaattgtatGTATATGATTCGTTCATTATTGTAGATATTTCGTTTATGGTTATGTAGCAATATACGAATGgtattacaaaaaaatatacacattacTAATTCAGTGAAAGTTTCTCTTCGACGTTATGATCGATGTATCTAGACAGGCATATATTCAAGAAAATAATCAACAACAGTTTGACATGgagttcttttttattttttttttttcgtatagaTATGATTTATCATAGAAGTGTACGTGTGTATCTGTGTATTGTGTTTTTAAGTTTTTagtgatattttatttatattatgtatatgtatattaatgTAAACGTAAGCACACGCAGGTATATGTATAAACACGGTATACATGCGTGTTCATACGTAAATTGTCGGTACGATACGCCGCATGCACGTGCAATGTTTTAAGACAGCGTAACAAAGCCATCTTATCTTTCCACTCTATCTCTGTACCTGTTCAATTCTcacttacaatatttatttattaaatatttacagtGATAATCTTTTTACTTGCGACTCACTTATCAATTTGTTTCcaacaacgtttctttcttttaattttaatcatatacaaattattgtaattttatatatttactgtTTCTTGAGTGCATTTCGCCGAATGATACATTCCACTCTTGTGTAGTAGAATGTGACCCTTTAAGAAGAAAAATCTTAAGGATCATTGCTCTTagatatattttgtatttttcgcaCTCATTTTACTTCATGTATACTTCGATTTTACAGTGTGAAAAAATCAGTAGCGATGTTCATATTCCTTACTGCTCTACTCTCCTCTTtacttttttcttgtttttcttcatttttgttccgttctataaaatatacaaacaaaattttctattttccaatTCTCAAGGATTTAAttgattgaaattaaaatttaatcgttaaaaaatcttttattttttaatagttcttaaattattttaagattACCGAATATAAAATATGCATTTGGAATGCAAAGATTGTATACTAAGAGAATACAAAGCGATAAAATAATGAGGGTATAATTGAATTATAAAGAAATTGCAATAATGAAGGGAATCTTGTATCAAAAGTTTAAGGGCAAATTACAACTTTCTTTTGACCAGTAAGAAGGTACAATTTTGAAAGTGTGTATTATGAATGCACATCTATACTGACACATAGATACACAGATAgaaatatacgtatatgtatataacagAGTCGAATGCAATAAGTGGTAACCTTTTATCCCTTTAGCAACATGTAATTTGTAAAAAGCATAAATGGCAAACTTAGCTATTAAATCTAGCATCATGAAGGACTAAATAAAAATacctatatttaaaataaccgaGTATAAGACCACATTCTCGGTACCaatcaataattataatttcttaaaTAAGGAGAGTATATTTAGTAACATCAGAAATATTAGACAAAAACAATGTAAAATTGCCTcctagaattaaataaaaataattttccataatAACTGCACTCAAATCTACTTATttcctttttatatatattatagtacATCCaaaggaaatatatttttcacactGTACTTTAAATTAGTAtaacaattttatacaatttgctACGGCATCTGCCACCCGGATACATGCAGACATTCCATCCCTCGCACTATAATATGTTCTCTCAATGATTATAAATAACTAGTGTTAAAAAATAGTAGCGCCTTAATATGCACACCATTTGTATCCCTCCGTTTCCTAATTTCAACATATTCTACACTACGAACCCTAGTTTCGTAATGTTATGTTACACTTTTCACTCtcattctttcttagttacgAACGTTTTTTTCTTACAGTAGAATACATTGTAAGTTCGCAAAGATATAAATTAGTAATTCTgttatattcgttataataaTAGGAAGAACCGTCGcccttgtatcagacttggtatCAATAGTTTCCTTCtgcttattttttaaatttaatttacttaaAATGGACCTACTTATACACATCTGCAATCGGCAATTTGTTATCTAAGCCATACAGCAAACGCTTCAGTTGCTTCATGATATCGCTTGGTAAAATTCAAAGTATCATTTTCGATTTTCCGATATCATgcatgaaagaaaaattataagatTCAGTTCTATTGGGCGATTCACAAGCTGCAGTGACATTTCGCAAGACATAAGAAATACGATAATGTTCtcgagttgtttttttttttttgctttattTAAACTTTAAACCATTTCAatgaattatatataataattatcttgcaTTTACTTTTgtatcattattaataattaatctttATCTTCATTATGTATAGCGGTTTCAGCCATTATGTCCGTTTTTATATGACAACCTCCTTTATTATCTTTCACTTCTTGTTCTTTGAAGTTCTAGACTATGTTACATACACCCGCGCACTACTATCACACCATTGTTTTTCTTCAATATATATGACggtttttctttaaaataaaatagaaaaaaaaactgcAATTTGATCTCACTTCGCGTATCTTTTTTTAACAAGGGAACGTATATTTAAGTCTTTTAACAGACGATAATGTACTCGATCACGGAATCGTCAACAATGGTCTTGGTTCACGCTAGTTGATACGTCTTCTACACTGGAAGCATCATCAGCTTCTTGTAAATTAGTGAAAAACGATGTTAGAGCCATCGTCGCAACACCATGCCATTCACGTTGAGTTGGCTCGGGGGTCTTTTTCCACATCAGGAACGCGTCGCTTGAAATTATACTATAGTCCAACAAGCTTGTCATAATAATAAAGAGAATACCTGTGTGTCATAAAAAACATTTAGTTGGCTAagcttttttaaaaaatgaagtaattggtttgtactttcatatttTACCGTGTGGATATTGTAGTTTATGCAAATGAAGTTGAATTGCATAGAGACATTGTAATTCTAGGGACTCATTTGCATCAACGAACCGGCGAATTAACTGATGCAAACTAGTAAGAATCTCGGTTTTGAGATACCACCTGTTGTTGCCTGGTTCTGAAcatgggaaaagaaaaaaatgtataattagaaaaattatgacaaaatataaaatataatataaatatgtatacataccCATGGATGTCTCTAAAATGGCTGTCGTTAATACTCGAATGAACTCAGGCTCCTTGGCTCGATTGCCTACATTTTTCTGTAACAATcgataaacaaaattaattatctatttcttgttaattataCACAATTGAATATGAAATACTTACAATTATCCAATTACAAACCACATCGAAACTACTTTCCTTCATGAGTTTTCTAAGTTCAATATGAATTTGTTGTAACGTGAGTTGATTACTAGTTGAGCTTTTGGCACCCTTATAATCACAAGTGCAGAACTCCAAgttctgaaaataatttatagtattattattttttacttaaaatgagaattttataataaatcatttttatataatCTTACAAAGTCTTCAATAATTTTGTCAACGTTTTCACATTCtgtattaattatattgttCAACTGAAGTCCACTTTGGTTCCATTTATCTGCGACCCATTTGGGCCCTTTATCTCGAGATACTTTTGATAATAGTTCCCCAAGAAATATGCCTACATATCCTCGATTTCTTAAACTATCAAGTATAGGTTTCAATTCTGATAGAGGGACCATTTCATCTTCTATTGGAAGGGctgtaaagaaaaaatattataagatAGTACTAATATTTGTCTTAATTTCGATACAAATGTGTGTTTCTATTGTCAGGCCTGTTGAGCAAAAACCCGCATGGAAACTCTCTATGGTGAAAAATAATCATCATGTATAACAAATTGTTTTTAAGGCaaacaagcatttcttacaattAGCACCATTGcacgataaaaattataaaacaaaattatcgGAACATAATTTTTGTATAAGTATTTACTTACATAGCACTTCCGCGAGATACGACCAGACTTTGGGTATGTCGAGCATAAGATCATCGATTAATTCCAATATTTCAATGACCCTAAAACAttgattacatttattttttgaaagaaagaaattttaaagacTTCTATAGTATCATTTGACTCAGTATCCTTTTAGCTTAATATTTGACATTCAGCACAATGATTTCTGCATaaaattttcatcatttttcctTGTTTTGTGTATAAactttatacaaaaattattaaaaaaatttgattttatttaattaagtaCTGAACTACGTTTGGTATTTTAACCATAATTACATCAAACAGTATTGCTCTTAAAAATTCTAACTTACCCACTTTTAAAATGTTGCAAATACAAAATGTTCTGATTCAGTAAATGCAATATAAGATGTGAAACGCGTTCTCTGTCAATCGGTGATTTTTCAAGAACAAAGTTGATTAACTCACGAATGAATTTTGTTAACGATTTACCAAAGCTCTGTTTAATAGCCAATGCAGCTTTCTGTAAAATGATTTGCTTTGATAAAATGACTCATATGTAAAAACGCTGTTTATTATGaaattaattaacaattaaaaaataaaatgtccTCTCGTTGGTTATACAAACAGTGATTCATATAAACATAGCACAGAAGCTGATTTATAACACTGTTTGAAAATACCAAAAAGAAGGTATTTCGTAATATAGCACACCAATgactcaagcatctcttaataAACATCAGAGATGGATCTAAGGAGTGTGCTACTGTTTTCAATTAGCTTAcgaatttatttaatacaatGTATGAATAACCACAATACTATCAACAAACaaggaataattaatattataactTTGTACATAAATGTGTGTATGTAAATAATGATGTAATGGAAACTCACTTCAACATTAGGATTTTTGAGATACTCTTTTAGtatcttttttaaaattttcatgaAGTCCTCTTCTTCCATTAAAGGTTTAAGACTACTACAGGTAGATTGTGAAGATTTTAATGATGGTGTCACAGAAACACTTTGACTTTGTGAACTATCTAATAATGAGCTTTCTCTACTCGACGATGAACTGCTTAATTGGTGACTACCGTTACGAGAACTCCTATCATCTgtaacattgaaaatttataactcCTTTATATTAAAATGAAACCATTTAacttaacaaaaaatatttggtACTTAAATCATCAGAATCCTTTTGGCAAACAACATTAAGTTTTACTTTTCAAGAATGAAAAATCATTCAtcatgtttaataataataattttgaaagaaaacggCTAAGTTattaaactcgtttaaaattaattaagaaaagaaatatttgaatgatACTATACATACCATAGGAAGGTTTGTAGTCTCGACTATATTCTCTAGGACCTGTGGATCTtgatctaaaataaataaattcaaaagcttacttaaaaatgtaaattattccTTCGTGTTATATGGTTATTCTCAGAAATTAGATTCACTTTTgtaaagaaattttgtaaaaatattagaaactttACTTTAGCCTAATAAGATATTTCATCGCATCAATTTTATTGTGCGTTAAATAACGAAAAACAAAActtaaaagaatataaaaatttacccAGAGAGATGTGGTGACATCATTCGTTTGTCTTGATCTAAGTTGGACATATTTTCTAAGCATGCAAATTTATTTGAATTCATTGCCCTTGAACCACAATTCGAAGGCGGTTTCCACATGTACGCGTTTCTGCTTCCTAATTGCAGATCATCCATTGAAGGCTAAATATACAAAAGaatgtttattatttaatatttgcttTCCAGATTAACAACAAGCATcataatgtaattttaattttagcaCTTATTATCAAAATTACTTACAGGTTTATTTTTCAGTTTTGCTGTCTCAACAGAATATGGTTGTCTTGTTCTTGCAACTGGTTGACTCCAACCACCATCATCAGTTGGACCAATACCACCTGCATCACAAAGTAACATTTTCTTTCatatacacacacgcacgcatacACACTTAAACTGACATGAAATAGAACAATGTATAAAAGtaggtgtaaattattatattatcagAATACATTATACAATCATTTTTATCAGAAACTCTAGTCTGGCAAGACATGTATAAAATTCATCATGCTTTAAGGTAAGTGAGTTGTCTCTCATTTAGAAAGTAACAATTTATGatcttataaaaattgtaagaaatattaaatattataatgacTCGATActtacgatttctttttctatcACTAGTACGTTCATCTTTTCGGGGTGTATTCAAGGGAGTATTACTCAGTTGGCTATCTAATCGTTCAGACTCTGCTTCCTTTTGAATTTCATCTATTGTTTTAGGAGTACTATCGCCCCTTCTTGGAATCCATTTATTTGCTCTTAAATCTATGACATCTTGTAGCATAAAACGTATTCTAGAACTAATTTTTCCTTGGGCTCGTCGTGCAACAATATCTTGCATTTTATTGAAATGATCCTGCATTTCCtaataaaacgaaaaaataataatataaaattttactccTAACTactaataaattattctttttttgtattaaattaaTCACTGTACTAAGTCacaattcaattttaaaatagaGGTAAGTATAAGGATTAACATAATCATTAATCTCGTTAATAAGAATGATATGTATACTTTGATTATTAATGTTTTAGCTTTTAATGTTCAATTCTTACCAAACAATAGAAACATATAAATGAATACAAGACccgaaatgtataatataaaaatacatataaaaaagACATgttttttgaagaatttttgcTTATGTAGATTTGTTCACATAATAGTTCCAATGggttcaaaatatttaaaaatataatgcaaATTGATAGAAAATTCAGCATTAAAAAGATTGTcggaataatataatatatagacgttccttatttcattttttaaacaattcttaaatataaatatattttttaataaacgatAACTTTGAACGTTGCAAAATCTTCAATGATGTATGTAAAATCCGAGAAAGTTATATAAATGTCAATTATGAAAAACTAGCTTACTTTAACAGCTCCTGTTGCTTCCAAATCTTTTCCAATTGTTGTTAACAACTTGCACAAACATTCAAGACTATCTTCGTCACTTTGATCTAGTAATTGTCTTAGGCAACGACGCATAATTTTAGTTGTTAATATTCCTTTTTTATATAATTCACCGATAAACCTatgaataatataaaagaatattatacaTGAATCCTAAACttgcatattttataaaaactaattaaaaatttactttttatacTAAAATTACATACCGTACATTTCCTACGGATTTTATGCGTATTCGACGTTCTTCATCTTCAAGTGACTGTTGCAAATCTTTTTTCCTATCCTAATAttaagtataataataatataaatagtgCAACCATGTTGTACTCTAGTTCTATTATACAAAGAAAACTTACAGGATCTGTACATTCTTCAATTTCTTTAAGTTTCATAATTCTTGCCTTTTCATTTACtggatttttttcaaattcctttTGGCAACGAGTAATAATAAGTTTCTTAAAACTGATAGAAGATTCTTGATTTTCAGCATCGTTATCTAAACCTGAGACTTCCATCATAGCAAGTTCTTTACACATTAAAGCATATGCTACAGAGAAACTTGGCTCATCAACAGCCTAAAAATGGTACActtttataaatacataattataaaaaaaatatttaaatgaatAATCTATATAAATATGATTAAGCTTGCCTTTTCAAAGACTAAATTAATAACACCTTCCAAACGTTCTGGTGTATCAATAGTCAATGAACGCACTTGGTCAACTAAAGTGTCAAATTTCTGTGGAGTAAGTTTATTCAATACACTTCTAACTCTCTTGTAAAGCGCTATTGACTTCGTTTCTTCCTCATTAAGGTTAGTTCCTTTTAATCTTGTTGGTTTCCATGCATTTTCTGTCTCTCTTAATTTAACATCTTCTCTCAGGGATAAAGATACATGAATTACATTTGGTTTTATTGGTTTTGATGGTTTTAAATTCTTACGATTCGGTACCAGCTAGAAAAGATAAATACATTGTATTAAGATACAAACACACATGAAAAtctgttataaaattaaatatggtTATCAGAAGAAAAATTCTCTGTCAAAATATTTCAGTCCACTACTTTCATTGGTTTTGTAACATCACTCATGAATTATTCGTACAATTTACGTGTTTCGCTTGTTTAGACTTACCACGCGTGTATTTAGAGTTGATTTTGTGAATACAGGATATAAAGAATCATGTCTAATATTCATGTTTGACTCTTTAAATGATCTAATGTCGATGGTAGTGCGTGCCTGTGAAAACCGTTATTAAAcgcataataatattatatgagCAAATTCATAATAAatagtatataaatttatacaataccCTTGAGCTATCTTTTAAAACAGCGTCTAAATCTGGTAAATTCGATGGTTTGATTTTGCTATTGGGGTCGTTCTTTAAGTTTATTAAAAAGTCACGATCATAAATTCTTTTACCAGTTTGATTTAAAGGACTCCATTGATCAtccttatatttgtatttaagtGTTATCTGATTCGTAACTGGCGTCTCTATTTGAGTTTGAGGTTCGTTTTCAATTGATTTTTCTATGACTGAAGGTACTGCTGTCTTCTCTTCGTTAGATGTTCGAATTGCCGATACCTTCGAATTTTCTTCATTCTTTTGAGCTACTATTGCCTCTACATCAGATTCTTCCTTAACTTTTGCGTGATCAACAACATCATTAGGAACTGATTTTGCTTGCACATTACAtacatttgttttattattatccTCTATTTTCGGGGAGGGTTCCTTTACAATTTCCTTGTTACTTGGCAGTTTTTCTATAGCAGATATTTGTATAGGAGTGCTTTctgtaggaatttctggtgACAGAGGAGGAGCCATGTGTTTGTCCGTCTTTAGATGAACAGAAGTAACTTCTTTATTCTTCTTTGATTCATAATTTTCTTTATCTttaatttctttcattatttcgcGACTTATTTCCTTGTTGGTGTCCTTTGGCGCTAAAGGTTCTTTATTATCTTGTTTTATGTCGATTTTTGCCGGCGGTACAGTATTTACGAAAGCATCCATATCTGTACCTTCTTTTTCTGCTCCTTTACGATTAAGTTCACGGGGTTTaagtttatttttacttttctgtTTCTGCATGGCTTTACCTATAAAACAAACACGACAAAAAATATGACTATAATACTCAATAGATGTATACACAATTTTGTTTACTATAACAAATTTATATACGTTCTAAAAtacgtataacaaatattttcaaagaataatATCTGTTTATTCACGGTTATGAGTCGTGAATGATTATACAGAATCATTATGCTGATATTACTACAGAGAGATGCAAGCTGTGAAGAAAAGTGAGTATTTCGGCTACAAGCCAAGGATAATTATAGTTACAGATCACAGTACATTTCGTACTGTGACATTTCACTCTTTTtattaatatgtataaaaatttacaGAAGT
This window of the Ptiloglossa arizonensis isolate GNS036 chromosome 13, iyPtiAriz1_principal, whole genome shotgun sequence genome carries:
- the Eif4g gene encoding eukaryotic translation initiation factor 4 gamma isoform X2; amino-acid sequence: MVSRYGVSKEGAVGVAVGVGPMHCLLPHCGGPHHHHHLPAPHPQNPQPGHNHHVHSAHQPPPSPSPHLNHQLSHHQLTVNINHLSHQQQQQQQTQHQQAPPQYRVVTANIRSEFHVSGQNYGTQPGGQVGGGGGSVGVPGGRGPPPLGGLQSIGQSAAGIPPGGPAGGQAPPQTPAPGVQSQQSQGPAPTTTPPVHTPSPQEMGKQAHLQPQPQSLSQVYGPTQTRPTSQGYYQQGPRPQQPRGINHRGGQGGTGAQVVGMSGVGGGGGQPTALYHPGGLPVQTGTMYQVPNLHPGPHQQSVYPMNSQIPLQFGGPPQRHQTHQNQSFYSPFQHSALLTAQNMFGYGAPAPTPQPYFWPTGQPANTTLNLSRAGASAVTGGAQHVAGPLAGAQGAPVVPQGTLQQPTPQTQPLPPMGISLSQTDVYSGHNGGATSTSNNTIKSRKPRGQNAITDIVDPTTGKNISDEIYKDNETIQSDESSNRETPQPQNNDPEVQADFAARVAKVATEESSSDSTVPTSVPNTPTTQNVTQSLSNSQTNSNNDVNSQCSTSSPTSNTSNITALCSQSLGTPSTVAQVDSSAVKMESKPLQIPLKEFQPRGEIKNVVIEEPPSAVPRNVNKDDISAQLSVMTVTEVEVKSTSTSPTVTQVPVPLVTTPSTNVPEVPKPSVTAPSANPVPAREPFPNLSSKNSSSSPPRRKSQTHTHNQPTATMELHPNAKEQKEKKTREKSLSSRGTTPTPAHNQADHHPKANGDATGDKPESESARNEVQQQKTSDGKAMQKQKSKNKLKPRELNRKGAEKEGTDMDAFVNTVPPAKIDIKQDNKEPLAPKDTNKEISREIMKEIKDKENYESKKNKEVTSVHLKTDKHMAPPLSPEIPTESTPIQISAIEKLPSNKEIVKEPSPKIEDNNKTNVCNVQAKSVPNDVVDHAKVKEESDVEAIVAQKNEENSKVSAIRTSNEEKTAVPSVIEKSIENEPQTQIETPVTNQITLKYKYKDDQWSPLNQTGKRIYDRDFLINLKNDPNSKIKPSNLPDLDAVLKDSSRARTTIDIRSFKESNMNIRHDSLYPVFTKSTLNTRVLVPNRKNLKPSKPIKPNVIHVSLSLREDVKLRETENAWKPTRLKGTNLNEEETKSIALYKRVRSVLNKLTPQKFDTLVDQVRSLTIDTPERLEGVINLVFEKAVDEPSFSVAYALMCKELAMMEVSGLDNDAENQESSISFKKLIITRCQKEFEKNPVNEKARIMKLKEIEECTDPDRKKDLQQSLEDEERRIRIKSVGNVRFIGELYKKGILTTKIMRRCLRQLLDQSDEDSLECLCKLLTTIGKDLEATGAVKEMQDHFNKMQDIVARRAQGKISSRIRFMLQDVIDLRANKWIPRRGDSTPKTIDEIQKEAESERLDSQLSNTPLNTPRKDERTSDRKRNRGIGPTDDGGWSQPVARTRQPYSVETAKLKNKPPSMDDLQLGSRNAYMWKPPSNCGSRAMNSNKFACLENMSNLDQDKRMMSPHLSGSRSTGPREYSRDYKPSYDDRSSRNGSHQLSSSSSSRESSLLDSSQSQSVSVTPSLKSSQSTCSSLKPLMEEEDFMKILKKILKEYLKNPNVEKAALAIKQSFGKSLTKFIRELINFVLEKSPIDRERVSHLILHLLNQNILYLQHFKSGVIEILELIDDLMLDIPKVWSYLAEVLSLPIEDEMVPLSELKPILDSLRNRGYVGIFLGELLSKVSRDKGPKWVADKWNQSGLQLNNIINTECENVDKIIEDFNLEFCTCDYKGAKSSTSNQLTLQQIHIELRKLMKESSFDVVCNWIIKNVGNRAKEPEFIRVLTTAILETSMEPGNNRWYLKTEILTSLHQLIRRFVDANESLELQCLYAIQLHLHKLQYPHGILFIIMTSLLDYSIISSDAFLMWKKTPEPTQREWHGVATMALTSFFTNLQEADDASSVEDVSTSVNQDHC